The following proteins are co-located in the Halorubrum aethiopicum genome:
- a CDS encoding DUF4386 domain-containing protein, whose amino-acid sequence MAGTSVTPDQERSIEYHRPSTTETSVGRASVIAGLALLLMTVLAVFANFVVLDGLVTPGDATATATAVAEAEATFRLGVASLFAVAVLDLIVAWALYTVFKPVHAGIALLSAWFRAVFAGIFIVAISQLMSVPQLLGAIGSGFTTEQQYTQALLSIEAFYNIWDGALILVGLHLVMVGYLLYKSNAVRSYTSGHVPKVLGLLLVLAGVGYVVDSFGRVLFAGYTFEVAVFTFVGEVLLILWLFVYGRRISQEEENMDDASASMMT is encoded by the coding sequence ATGGCTGGAACATCTGTTACTCCAGATCAGGAGCGGAGCATAGAGTATCATCGACCGTCCACGACGGAGACGTCCGTCGGGCGAGCGAGCGTAATCGCCGGGCTCGCACTCTTGTTGATGACTGTCCTCGCTGTGTTCGCTAACTTCGTCGTGTTAGACGGACTCGTCACACCGGGGGATGCGACCGCAACAGCGACTGCCGTCGCGGAGGCCGAAGCCACGTTCCGACTCGGCGTCGCGAGCCTCTTCGCGGTCGCCGTACTCGATTTAATCGTTGCGTGGGCGTTGTACACCGTGTTCAAGCCGGTACACGCTGGTATCGCGCTCCTCTCTGCGTGGTTTAGAGCCGTCTTCGCTGGCATCTTCATCGTCGCGATCAGTCAGCTCATGAGCGTCCCGCAGCTACTAGGTGCGATCGGGTCTGGATTCACCACCGAGCAACAGTACACCCAGGCACTGCTGAGCATCGAGGCGTTTTACAACATATGGGATGGCGCACTGATTCTGGTCGGCCTCCATCTGGTGATGGTCGGCTATCTGCTGTACAAGTCTAACGCTGTTCGGTCGTACACTTCGGGCCACGTGCCGAAGGTATTGGGACTTCTCCTCGTTCTCGCTGGAGTTGGCTACGTGGTAGATAGTTTCGGGCGGGTACTCTTTGCTGGCTACACCTTCGAGGTAGCTGTGTTCACCTTCGTGGGTGAGGTGTTGCTGATTCTCTGGCTGTTCGTCTACGGGCGTCGAATCAGCCAGGAGGAGGAAAACATGGACGATGCGTCGGCGTCCATGATGACCTGA
- a CDS encoding alpha/beta fold hydrolase, giving the protein MQTVTSADGTSIAFERHGEGPPLILLHGGSSPQYWKPVIPRFADDYTVIIPHRRGVGESDDSEEYSLDRGVEDICAIIDAVDGTPVLFGHSFGGLLAIETARTAAVEKLIAYEPAVLVGEYRQQADLASQMQTRIDNGERRQAMKFYIREVMHGGDIDDLDGWLAEWPPWPDIVALTENIARINRAIEQYQLPDSLSIDAPTLLLTGTEGPPHLRDGIRAVDEALTDSTFVEFEGIGHGGPTEAPDRVTSEVRGFIEGKKTPTPKSSD; this is encoded by the coding sequence ATGCAGACGGTCACGTCAGCCGATGGCACCAGTATCGCGTTCGAACGACATGGAGAAGGACCACCACTAATCCTTCTTCATGGTGGCTCCTCACCCCAGTATTGGAAGCCGGTGATTCCTCGATTCGCCGACGACTACACCGTCATCATTCCCCATCGACGTGGAGTTGGGGAAAGCGACGACTCCGAGGAGTATAGCCTCGATCGAGGAGTCGAAGATATCTGTGCGATTATCGATGCGGTAGACGGAACCCCGGTTCTATTCGGGCACTCATTCGGCGGTCTGTTGGCGATTGAAACCGCCCGTACCGCAGCAGTCGAGAAACTCATCGCGTACGAACCGGCTGTCCTCGTTGGTGAGTACAGACAACAGGCCGACCTCGCCTCACAGATGCAGACGCGAATCGACAACGGAGAACGCCGACAGGCAATGAAGTTCTACATCCGCGAGGTCATGCACGGTGGCGATATTGATGATCTCGACGGGTGGCTCGCCGAGTGGCCGCCTTGGCCGGACATCGTCGCGTTGACTGAAAACATCGCGCGGATCAACCGTGCCATCGAACAGTACCAACTCCCCGACTCGCTATCCATCGACGCGCCAACGCTCCTGTTGACCGGAACCGAAGGTCCACCTCACCTCAGGGACGGCATCCGTGCGGTTGACGAAGCTCTCACTGACAGCACGTTCGTCGAGTTCGAGGGTATCGGTCACGGCGGGCCGACAGAGGCACCAGATCGCGTCACTTCCGAGGTTCGCGGGTTCATCGAAGGGAAGAAGACACCCACTCCAAAAAGTAGCGACTAA
- a CDS encoding universal stress protein, protein MYDRILVPTDGSDHSDLAVDHAMDLAVQFNAMVHALFVVEEAGPSGHWDFAVEKQEAIGEEALDAVVARGSDRNIQVKPHLRRGIPSEEIIDAATDYGIDLIVMGTQGRTGFSRIATAGSTTERVVRMTDIPTLVVGGAASRDT, encoded by the coding sequence ATGTACGACCGGATTCTCGTTCCAACCGATGGGAGCGATCACAGTGACCTGGCTGTTGACCACGCGATGGATCTCGCAGTCCAATTCAATGCGATGGTTCACGCACTGTTCGTCGTCGAAGAGGCAGGGCCGAGCGGTCACTGGGATTTTGCGGTCGAAAAACAGGAGGCCATCGGTGAGGAGGCATTAGATGCGGTGGTTGCCCGAGGGTCAGACCGCAACATCCAGGTCAAACCCCATCTCCGGCGTGGAATACCCAGCGAGGAGATCATCGACGCTGCCACCGATTACGGGATTGATTTGATCGTCATGGGGACGCAGGGTCGAACTGGATTCTCACGTATCGCGACCGCCGGAAGTACTACAGAGCGAGTCGTCAGAATGACTGACATTCCGACGCTCGTTGTCGGTGGTGCGGCCTCTAGAGACACCTAA
- a CDS encoding cupin domain-containing protein: protein MNSLPDEQLLSESERSPEIDTGAYPNTIEDLSTGASITFLERGVDEQGTYLIMDGVLPPGTDSGPARLHPRSEARSQVIAGRADVTVRSDSYVLLPGESLPIAPGEAHSIRNRGDDTLVVRTTLRPPGEFEAAIRALYEAGAGGQPDLFVIVAVLSHYRADVRLAGIPWFVQRPLLSALAGIVTMLGRNPLT from the coding sequence ATGAATTCACTGCCAGACGAGCAGCTGTTGTCAGAATCGGAGCGTTCCCCAGAAATCGACACTGGTGCCTATCCGAACACCATCGAAGACCTGTCAACAGGGGCGTCCATCACGTTCCTCGAACGCGGTGTTGATGAACAGGGGACGTACTTGATCATGGACGGCGTTCTTCCGCCGGGAACCGACAGCGGGCCCGCCCGTCTACACCCACGATCGGAGGCACGCTCGCAGGTGATAGCGGGTCGGGCCGACGTGACGGTTCGCAGTGACTCCTACGTCCTGCTCCCCGGAGAATCGCTGCCAATCGCACCCGGAGAGGCCCATAGCATCCGAAACCGCGGCGACGATACCCTCGTCGTTCGGACGACACTCCGCCCGCCCGGCGAGTTCGAAGCCGCAATTCGGGCGCTCTACGAGGCCGGGGCAGGGGGCCAACCGGATCTATTCGTGATAGTGGCAGTCCTCTCTCACTACCGTGCGGACGTGCGTCTCGCTGGCATCCCGTGGTTTGTTCAGCGACCGCTCTTGAGTGCGCTCGCCGGCATTGTAACGATGCTCGGTCGAAATCCACTCACGTAA
- a CDS encoding hybrid sensor histidine kinase/response regulator, producing the protein MKWKQVEEVGLFHNDANENGETLVLHVDDDPQFGNMVSLYLEKIRDNLTVVTETDAGSGLDRVENDPIDCIISDYQMPKMDGLEFLEAVRDEYPNLPFILFTGEGSERIASEATTHNVTSYLQKSGTETYELLAQQVENAVNHHRSKRLAKVTEDRLFGLYEQADGFYMLDENWTITYWNPRISERTGRDPEDVLGRSYWNVFPEAKELKTEPHFREAMETRNPVKFEVWYEPCEYWADVRAYPIDRGLFVHSRNISDIKEQEREIERRNHILESFANTVSHDLRNPLQVAEGRLQLAEKTGDFEHLNEVKQAHNRMRNLIDNLLSIARGEDLDISEISLQESASEAWSTVTSKETKLEIDDSARFEAQPSQLRRLFENLFWNALEHGDADVVRVGVMDDDGIYIEDDGQGIPTSERDRIFDTGYSTTEDGPGYGLHIVESIADLHDWTIRVTEGDTGGARFEIRGITFVDQ; encoded by the coding sequence GTGAAATGGAAGCAAGTTGAGGAAGTCGGCCTATTTCACAACGACGCTAACGAGAACGGGGAAACTCTAGTTCTCCATGTCGATGACGATCCCCAGTTCGGAAATATGGTGTCACTCTATCTCGAAAAAATCCGAGACAATCTCACTGTAGTCACTGAAACTGATGCCGGAAGTGGTCTTGATCGAGTCGAAAACGATCCAATTGACTGTATCATTAGTGATTACCAAATGCCCAAGATGGACGGGCTTGAATTTCTGGAGGCTGTCCGTGACGAATATCCCAATCTTCCGTTTATCCTGTTTACAGGTGAAGGTAGCGAGAGAATCGCATCCGAGGCAACCACCCATAATGTAACTTCTTATCTCCAAAAATCTGGAACTGAAACATACGAACTCCTCGCACAACAAGTTGAAAACGCAGTTAATCACCACCGCTCGAAACGATTGGCGAAAGTAACCGAAGACCGCTTATTCGGACTCTATGAGCAGGCAGACGGTTTCTATATGCTCGATGAAAACTGGACGATTACTTACTGGAATCCTCGAATTTCAGAGCGGACTGGGCGTGATCCTGAAGATGTTCTCGGACGGTCATATTGGAACGTATTTCCAGAGGCAAAAGAACTGAAGACGGAACCTCATTTTCGGGAGGCGATGGAGACACGCAATCCTGTCAAATTCGAAGTGTGGTATGAGCCTTGTGAGTACTGGGCTGACGTTCGCGCATACCCGATTGATCGGGGACTGTTCGTCCACTCTCGAAACATATCCGACATCAAAGAGCAAGAACGCGAAATTGAGCGACGTAACCATATCCTCGAATCGTTTGCGAATACAGTTTCACATGATCTCCGGAATCCGCTTCAGGTCGCTGAGGGACGGTTACAGTTAGCAGAGAAAACTGGTGATTTCGAGCATCTGAATGAAGTCAAACAAGCACATAATCGGATGCGAAATTTGATTGATAACTTACTCAGTATCGCTCGTGGTGAGGATCTAGATATTTCTGAGATTTCACTTCAGGAGAGTGCTTCAGAAGCTTGGTCAACAGTTACCTCGAAAGAGACGAAACTGGAGATCGACGATAGTGCCCGCTTCGAGGCACAGCCCAGTCAACTCCGCCGCTTGTTTGAGAACCTATTCTGGAACGCCCTGGAACACGGTGACGCGGATGTCGTGAGAGTTGGTGTGATGGACGATGACGGAATTTATATCGAAGACGATGGCCAGGGTATTCCGACGAGTGAACGAGACAGAATCTTCGACACTGGCTATTCAACGACTGAGGATGGGCCAGGTTACGGACTTCACATCGTCGAAAGTATCGCGGACCTTCACGACTGGACCATTCGTGTTACAGAGGGCGACACGGGAGGAGCTCGATTCGAGATACGCGGAATCACTTTCGTGGATCAGTAA
- a CDS encoding ribonuclease H-like domain-containing protein has translation MKYDAESDPCDRLATFDIETTHFDPTKGETVAIGVGSHPYGNPASDAEYQTFVRESDDDEDELVKKAFEAIDAIDPDALVSYNGIGFDMDFLYKRSANFDVEVSTPEIHTRGPHVDLFADRKAACGPNDKWPSLEDCLDAYDYPVPKTIWNGAPVDNTRFGEELGPEWLRSVSAGDSVAVAGLRDVLDHYLITDLEANLALYYADRGVSFTPDRLGSEQSFDTL, from the coding sequence ATGAAATACGACGCAGAATCCGATCCGTGCGACCGACTCGCGACGTTCGACATTGAGACAACCCACTTCGATCCGACGAAGGGCGAGACGGTCGCCATCGGCGTCGGGAGCCATCCCTACGGAAACCCGGCGAGTGACGCCGAGTATCAGACGTTCGTCCGTGAGAGCGACGACGATGAAGACGAGCTCGTCAAGAAGGCGTTCGAGGCGATCGACGCGATCGATCCGGATGCGCTCGTGAGCTACAACGGCATCGGGTTCGATATGGACTTTCTGTACAAGCGAAGTGCGAACTTCGATGTTGAGGTGTCGACGCCGGAGATTCACACCCGTGGCCCGCACGTCGACCTCTTCGCCGACCGAAAAGCGGCGTGTGGCCCGAACGATAAGTGGCCCTCGCTGGAGGACTGTCTTGACGCCTACGACTACCCGGTCCCGAAGACAATCTGGAACGGCGCACCTGTAGACAACACGCGCTTCGGTGAGGAACTTGGGCCAGAGTGGCTTCGATCCGTCTCTGCCGGCGATAGCGTTGCCGTCGCCGGGCTTCGCGACGTACTCGACCACTACCTGATCACAGACCTCGAAGCGAACCTTGCGCTCTACTACGCCGACCGTGGTGTCTCGTTCACGCCTGATCGACTGGGGAGCGAACAGTCGTTCGACACGTTGTAA